The following proteins are encoded in a genomic region of Paenibacillus sp. FSL R7-0273:
- a CDS encoding HAD-IIA family hydrolase, whose translation MDIASYEAYCFDLDGTVFIGDQLLPGVEQAVTELRRRGKKILFLTNSAVHTPLDCLNRLAAMGLSCREEEILTALYVSGMYFARQEPEARLYLVGEEVMHRQMEQCGVAVTDEPAAATHVLIGMDRSFTYEKLRLGMTAARSGAKLVAVNPDPVCPVPGGYIPDTWAIVKALEIAAGKPSELVMGKPSLYYAREALHKLGLAPEQCLMVGDRLETDILMGHSSGMHTALVLTGVSSRSDIERMQIEPHYVLDTLADIVLPGIIHERTS comes from the coding sequence ATGGACATCGCTTCGTATGAGGCATATTGCTTTGACCTGGATGGAACTGTGTTCATTGGCGACCAGCTGCTTCCGGGAGTGGAGCAGGCAGTAACAGAGCTGCGCAGGCGCGGCAAAAAAATTCTTTTCCTCACCAACAGCGCGGTGCACACCCCGCTGGATTGTCTGAACCGGCTGGCCGCAATGGGCCTGAGCTGCCGGGAAGAGGAAATCTTGACCGCGCTTTATGTCAGCGGGATGTATTTTGCCAGGCAGGAGCCGGAGGCGAGGCTGTACCTGGTCGGCGAAGAGGTGATGCACAGGCAGATGGAGCAGTGCGGCGTGGCTGTTACGGATGAACCGGCAGCGGCAACGCATGTGCTGATCGGCATGGACCGGAGCTTCACTTACGAGAAGCTGCGGCTCGGAATGACCGCGGCAAGATCGGGGGCAAAGCTGGTCGCTGTGAATCCCGATCCGGTCTGCCCGGTGCCGGGCGGATATATCCCGGATACCTGGGCCATCGTCAAGGCGCTGGAGATCGCAGCGGGGAAGCCGTCCGAGCTGGTGATGGGCAAGCCGTCATTGTACTACGCCCGGGAAGCACTGCACAAGCTGGGGCTTGCCCCGGAGCAATGCCTGATGGTCGGCGACCGGCTGGAGACGGATATTCTGATGGGCCATAGCAGCGGGATGCACACCGCATTGGTGCTAACGGGAGTGAGCTCCCGCTCGGACATTGAGCGGATGCAGATTGAGCCGCATTATGTGCTGGACACGCTGGCCGATATTGTTTTGCCGGGGATCATACATGAAAGAACAAGCTAA
- a CDS encoding glycerophosphodiester phosphodiesterase has product MNKTTILAHRGASAYAPENTIASFELARRMGAQGIELDVQLTRDGKLAVIHDHTIDRTSDGTGRVSELTLAELREYDFSYTFRGEYSTEGSRIPELKEVMQFAKEHQLYINIETKDYANPYGEVNVRTAELVKASGYQEQTLISSINHNAMARLKREYPDLRTAIAFMESYYRLDEYAAGCRADVLHPYYLGVDAAFMEIAKSNGYEVNPWTVDDEAEILRLQQLGVTRIMTNRPDVGVAALSKVTV; this is encoded by the coding sequence ATGAACAAGACCACGATTCTGGCCCACAGAGGGGCAAGCGCCTATGCGCCGGAGAACACGATCGCTTCCTTTGAGCTGGCCCGCCGTATGGGGGCACAAGGAATTGAGCTGGATGTGCAGCTGACCAGGGACGGCAAGCTGGCCGTTATTCATGATCATACGATCGACCGTACCTCGGACGGCACAGGCCGGGTCAGCGAACTGACGCTGGCGGAGCTGCGGGAATATGACTTCTCTTACACCTTCCGCGGTGAGTACAGCACCGAAGGCAGCCGGATTCCCGAGCTTAAGGAAGTCATGCAGTTCGCCAAGGAGCATCAGCTGTACATCAACATTGAGACTAAGGATTATGCCAATCCTTACGGTGAGGTGAACGTCCGCACAGCAGAGCTGGTAAAAGCCAGCGGCTATCAGGAGCAGACGCTAATCTCTTCCATTAACCATAACGCGATGGCCCGGTTAAAGCGCGAATATCCGGACCTGCGGACAGCGATTGCTTTCATGGAAAGCTACTACCGGCTGGATGAATATGCGGCCGGCTGCCGGGCAGATGTGCTGCATCCGTATTACCTTGGCGTGGACGCAGCGTTCATGGAAATAGCCAAGAGCAACGGGTATGAGGTGAATCCATGGACTGTGGATGATGAAGCGGAAATCCTGCGGCTGCAGCAGCTCGGAGTGACAAGGATTATGACCAACCGGCCGGATGTCGGCGTGGCGGCGCTGAGCAAGGTGACGGTATAA
- a CDS encoding PaaX family transcriptional regulator C-terminal domain-containing protein: MLSVEKTMLFLLSRVDRMSAQQFVEIYELRGYTSTYIRNSLSRLKKEGYIASPVRSLYCITSTGRAYIKSINSKPARYEQQWDHTWDVVMLEVPEQERKKRDAFRTAILQLGYGLLYNSVYISPWNYRQEVTEYVESLQLTGNVSILRGEFAEGAITPAKAWHIWQLDKLEALYLDKSAWISREFIPLADDAIRSGEALPLFLLFLQIGEEMSGLIMADPSLPDELLPEGWPGKAVIAELQAQWHRVAAAIPRDSFYAQFT, from the coding sequence GTGCTGTCTGTCGAAAAAACCATGCTTTTCCTGCTGTCCCGCGTGGACCGGATGAGCGCCCAGCAATTTGTCGAAATCTATGAACTGAGAGGCTACACCTCTACCTATATCCGCAACAGCCTGTCCCGCCTGAAAAAAGAGGGCTACATCGCTTCACCGGTCCGTTCCCTGTATTGCATCACTTCTACCGGACGCGCCTACATCAAATCCATTAACAGCAAACCGGCCCGTTATGAGCAGCAGTGGGATCATACCTGGGATGTGGTCATGCTCGAGGTGCCGGAGCAGGAGCGCAAGAAACGGGATGCTTTTCGTACGGCCATTCTGCAGCTTGGCTATGGGCTTCTATATAACAGTGTCTACATCTCCCCCTGGAATTACCGCCAGGAAGTGACGGAGTATGTGGAGAGCCTGCAGCTCACCGGCAATGTCTCCATTCTGCGCGGGGAGTTTGCGGAAGGAGCCATTACCCCGGCCAAGGCCTGGCACATCTGGCAGCTGGATAAGCTCGAAGCCCTTTACTTAGACAAAAGCGCCTGGATCTCCCGGGAGTTTATCCCGCTTGCAGATGACGCCATCCGCAGCGGTGAGGCACTGCCGCTGTTCCTGCTGTTCCTGCAGATCGGCGAGGAGATGAGCGGCCTGATTATGGCCGACCCTTCCCTGCCGGATGAGCTGCTGCCTGAAGGCTGGCCCGGCAAAGCCGTTATCGCCGAACTACAGGCCCAGTGGCACAGGGTGGCTGCAGCGATACCGCGTGATTCTTTTTACGCTCAGTTTACCTGA
- a CDS encoding metal-dependent hydrolase, with protein MKIIFHGHSCVQLEVGDKSLIIDPFISGNPAAVTKPEDIKTDAVLLTHAHADHILDAAPIAIANNAPVVATVELATYIGWKGVEQTIGMNIGGTVDLGFAKATMIHAFHTSGITLDDEQQIIYGGMPAGFIIEAEGKTVLHAGDTGLFSDMKMFGELYNIDLAILPMGGHFTMGPEHALIAAKWLNAKHVLPVHYNTFPPIRQDVASFVDALAKEGIPGTALEYGGSLEL; from the coding sequence ATGAAGATTATTTTTCACGGCCATTCCTGTGTACAGCTTGAGGTAGGCGATAAGTCGCTGATTATCGATCCTTTTATTAGCGGTAACCCGGCTGCGGTGACGAAGCCTGAGGATATTAAGACTGATGCGGTGCTGCTGACCCATGCGCATGCGGATCATATTCTGGATGCTGCGCCGATTGCGATTGCGAATAACGCGCCGGTAGTGGCAACTGTGGAACTGGCTACGTATATCGGGTGGAAGGGTGTAGAGCAGACCATTGGAATGAACATCGGGGGAACGGTGGACCTCGGATTTGCCAAAGCAACAATGATTCACGCTTTCCATACCAGCGGCATTACACTGGACGATGAGCAGCAGATTATTTACGGCGGGATGCCTGCGGGCTTCATTATTGAAGCGGAAGGTAAAACCGTACTGCATGCCGGCGACACCGGGCTGTTCAGCGATATGAAAATGTTCGGCGAGCTGTATAACATCGACCTGGCGATTCTCCCGATGGGCGGACATTTCACGATGGGGCCGGAGCATGCGCTGATTGCTGCCAAATGGCTGAACGCCAAGCATGTGCTGCCGGTGCATTACAACACCTTCCCGCCGATCCGTCAGGATGTGGCAAGCTTTGTGGATGCTTTGGCTAAGGAAGGAATTCCCGGTACTGCGCTTGAATACGGCGGAAGTCTGGAGCTCTAA
- a CDS encoding glycerol-3-phosphate responsive antiterminator gives MKHNPIIASITEESQIRQAISCTVKRVNLMTGNINNLGQLVRPLQEAGKQVFVHVEMVGGIGRDAAAIQYLAEAFKVDGIITTKSNAITTARQHGLASIQRVFAIDSAAIETALRMIKSSNPDEVELMPGLMPRIIREMKQRIKQPLIVGGLIRHEAEISSALESGADYVSIGDASLWKELKLHTAPRGGDDEKTQRSEIGVPI, from the coding sequence ATGAAGCATAACCCCATCATTGCTTCCATTACAGAAGAATCGCAGATCAGGCAGGCTATAAGCTGCACGGTTAAAAGGGTAAACCTGATGACCGGCAACATTAACAATCTGGGACAGCTTGTACGGCCATTGCAGGAAGCGGGCAAGCAGGTTTTTGTACACGTCGAGATGGTCGGCGGAATCGGGCGGGATGCGGCGGCGATCCAGTATCTGGCGGAGGCTTTTAAGGTAGACGGAATTATTACTACCAAAAGCAATGCCATCACCACAGCCAGACAGCATGGGCTAGCCAGTATCCAGCGGGTATTCGCAATCGATTCGGCGGCAATAGAAACCGCGCTGCGTATGATTAAGTCGAGCAATCCGGATGAAGTCGAGCTGATGCCCGGTCTAATGCCGAGGATTATCAGAGAGATGAAGCAGCGAATCAAGCAGCCTTTAATTGTCGGCGGGTTGATCCGGCACGAGGCAGAAATCAGCAGTGCACTGGAAAGCGGCGCAGACTATGTATCCATCGGCGACGCGTCATTATGGAAAGAACTGAAACTACATACAGCACCCCGGGGTGGAGACGATGAGAAAACCCAGCGGTCAGAAATTGGTGTTCCGATCTAA
- a CDS encoding glycerophosphodiester phosphodiesterase, translating to MNNCKVLAHRGASAYAPENTMEAFRLAVEQGADGFEIDINLSKDGEIVVIHDDSIDRTSDGQGDITSYTLEELKAFNFNKGFAEKYTTARIPTLREVLELVKEHGLYLNIEVKDILSKMELYAGLPGAAAELVREYGLTEQVIFSSFNHYSMVRLKNEYPEMKTGLLYIAGLYQGAEYARLTKADALHPVFFGVNREAVDEARAAGVQVNAWTVNEPEHIGWMLAAGVDAIITDRPDVCIGLRG from the coding sequence ATGAACAACTGCAAGGTTTTGGCCCACCGCGGAGCAAGCGCTTATGCCCCTGAGAATACGATGGAAGCCTTCCGGCTGGCGGTTGAGCAGGGGGCGGACGGTTTTGAAATCGATATTAATCTCAGCAAGGACGGGGAAATTGTCGTCATTCATGATGACAGCATCGACCGGACCTCGGACGGACAGGGAGATATTACCTCTTACACCTTGGAGGAGCTGAAAGCCTTTAATTTCAATAAGGGTTTTGCAGAAAAATATACAACTGCACGCATCCCTACGCTCCGCGAGGTGCTGGAGCTGGTGAAGGAGCACGGGCTGTATCTGAACATTGAGGTCAAGGATATCCTGTCCAAAATGGAGCTGTACGCCGGACTTCCCGGCGCAGCAGCTGAGCTGGTGCGGGAATACGGGCTGACGGAGCAGGTGATTTTCTCCTCCTTCAATCATTACTCGATGGTGAGGCTGAAGAATGAGTATCCTGAGATGAAAACAGGGCTGCTGTACATTGCCGGACTGTACCAGGGGGCTGAATACGCCCGGCTGACCAAGGCTGATGCGCTGCATCCGGTGTTCTTTGGAGTGAACCGTGAGGCTGTGGACGAAGCTCGCGCTGCCGGAGTGCAGGTCAACGCCTGGACGGTGAATGAGCCTGAGCATATCGGCTGGATGCTGGCGGCCGGAGTGGATGCGATTATTACGGACCGGCCGGATGTCTGCATCGGGCTGAGAGGGTAG